ACCGCCATGGCAATTAGCGCGCAGCAAGCTAAAAAAACGGTATAAAAAATTATTTGTTCGTTCATAAATTTTAAACTGGCATAGCAAATTTTATTTCAGGGGCTTTTTTTGTTTCTTCTTCGGCCGCAAAAAGTTCTTTAGCGCTATGCCCCATTGAGCCTGCAAATAAAACATAAGGTATTTGTGCTATTTTTGTGTTGTAATCTGCAACGGCAGAGTTGTAATACTCCCTTCTTAAAGCAATATCCGTTTCTACCCCGCTAATACGCCCCTGCAAATGCAAAAATGTGCCATCGGCTTTTAGCGTTGGGTAATTTTCTGAAACAGCAAACAAACTTTTAAGTGCCCCGCTAAGCATATTGTTGGCACCTGCCGCCTCTTTTGGCGTAGTTGCCGATAAAAATGAAGTTCTGGCAAGGGTAACTTTTTCTAAAACGCCTCTTTCGTACTGCATATAACCCTCGCAAACTTTAACAAGGTTTGGAATTTCATCAAAGCGCTGTTTTAAAAGAACCGCTATGTTTGCCCATGCTCTTTCTACATTAATTTTCATCTGTACAAGCAAATTATAAATACCAACAAATATCGCAGCCAACACCAATAAAACACCAACAACTATCAACATAGGTATAATCATTTTACCCTCCATTATGTCGCGCCCCGCTTTTGGCGGGACTTAGTACTCACTTCGTTCATACTTGGTTTGGCTAATATGATTACGCCAAACCGCTCTACAAGGGAAAACCTTAGGTTTTCCCGTTTCGTCGTCGCTCGCTCTGCTCGCTGAACCCTTTCCTATTATATGGTACCAATGGTTGGCCACGTCATCAACCACTTCGAGTGCCCTGGGCACTCTCGAAAGAACATTTTAAACAAATTTTGCGCTTTTACTTTACTCCAATTTTTTCAAATTTTGTGTACGGTATGAGAACTTTGGGTATTACAACCGAGCCGTCTTGTGTTTGAAAGTTTTCAAGTATTGCCGCAAAGGCACGGCCAACAGCAACACCTGAACCATTTAGCGTATGAACAAAATCTTTCTTTTTATCACTATAGCGCAATTTTATATCCATCCTTCGCGCCTGAAAGTCCATAAAGTTTGAGCACGACGATATTTCGCGCCAGTTATTTTCAGATGGCATCCAAACTTCAATATCGTAAGTTTTTGCGGAAGAAAAACCAAGGTCACCCGCGCAAAGCTCAACTACCCTGTATGGTATTTCAAGTAAACGCAAAACTTCCTCAGCATCGTTTAGTAAAGTTTCTAATTCCGCCATAGAATCTGCTGGCTTTGAAAACTTTACTATTTCAACTTTATTAAATTGATGATTGCGAATTAGTCCCTTTGTATCCTTACCGTATGATCCCGCCTCGCGCCTGAAGCACGGGGTATATGCAACATATTTTTTAGGCAGATCTTTTTCTTCCAACATATCACCGCGATGCATATTTGTAACAGGAACCTCGGCCGTTGGTATAAGATAAAGGTTATCTTCAGAACACTTAAAAAGCTCTTCTTCAAACTTTGGAAGCTGACCTGTACCAAGCATACTTTGTGCGCTTACCAAATATGGCGGCATAACTTCGCTGTAACCGCGAGAACGGTGTACATCAAGCATAAAATTAATTAAAGAGCGT
This region of Endomicrobiales bacterium genomic DNA includes:
- a CDS encoding LemA family protein, whose translation is MIIPMLIVVGVLLVLAAIFVGIYNLLVQMKINVERAWANIAVLLKQRFDEIPNLVKVCEGYMQYERGVLEKVTLARTSFLSATTPKEAAGANNMLSGALKSLFAVSENYPTLKADGTFLHLQGRISGVETDIALRREYYNSAVADYNTKIAQIPYVLFAGSMGHSAKELFAAEEETKKAPEIKFAMPV
- the serS gene encoding serine--tRNA ligase, with product MLDIKIIRENPQEVARKLGRRNQEYDLSEILRWDMERRKVVAELDALRERRNKISQEVGKLKREKLQVSPQLQEELDSNKSGINERELFVNSIEQRIEDALLRVPNMPDENIADGKSPQDNHEVKRFGTVPQFSFKPKQHTEIGEKLGILDFETAAKLSGARFALLKGDGCVLERSLINFMLDVHRSRGYSEVMPPYLVSAQSMLGTGQLPKFEEELFKCSEDNLYLIPTAEVPVTNMHRGDMLEEKDLPKKYVAYTPCFRREAGSYGKDTKGLIRNHQFNKVEIVKFSKPADSMAELETLLNDAEEVLRLLEIPYRVVELCAGDLGFSSAKTYDIEVWMPSENNWREISSCSNFMDFQARRMDIKLRYSDKKKDFVHTLNGSGVAVGRAFAAILENFQTQDGSVVIPKVLIPYTKFEKIGVK